From the Bombus vancouverensis nearcticus chromosome 3, iyBomVanc1_principal, whole genome shotgun sequence genome, one window contains:
- the LOC117164146 gene encoding uncharacterized protein LOC117164146, with translation MEQQYSINKNFKMRKSPLSTPSGSKEKQSYNWKSNGYKNRTGYSYHKSDSYQCTSSNSGQRYSGNDFIPLNNSTPIPEYKKLNNNWHGSGGHNHRNSGSGGFNHYRNNYHSTPKLNFNNSYSPYKLSGKQLFYGQKKSFQNDKHRQSDISRYIDMKSFLEDPWAELTKKLTKDKETNGDESPKVELSSSSQLAYVDTESYSESKSISSIDNSCFSPESKSKSSIDAKLGLDDTDISNVSRTGSSIDLKLDSVRFSQESKNDSVCNNNDDSVNEGILNENNVNNINDICSSKINISQDLK, from the exons ATGGAACAGCAGTATAGTATAAATAAGAATTTCAAAATGAGAAAGTCTCCTCTAAGTACGCCAAGTGGCAGTAAAGAAAAACAGAGTTATAATTGGAAATCAAATGGCTATAAAAATAGGACAGGTTATAGTTATCATAAAAGTGATAGTTATCAGTGTACTTCGTCAAATAGTGGTCAAAGATATTCTGGAAATGATTTTATTCCATTAAATAATAGTACACCAATACCAGAATATAAAAAGCTCAATAATAATTGGCATGGTTCTGGAGGTCATAATCATCGTAATTCAGGTAGTGGTGGATTTAACCATTACCGGAACAATTATCATTCAACCCCAAagttaaatttcaataattcatACTCTCCTTATAAGCTCTCTGGTAAACAACTCTTCTATGGTCAAAAAAAG AGTTTCCAAAATGATAAGCATAGACAGAGCgacatatcacgttatatagaTATGAAATCTTTTTTGGAAGATCCTTGGGCAGAATTAACAAAGAAGTTAACGAAAGATAAAGAAACAAATGGGGATGAATCACCTAAAGTTGAATTGTCATCATCGTCGCAATTAGCTTATGTAGATACTGAATCGTATTCTGAATCTAAATCTATATCAAGCATTGACAATTCTTGCTTTAGCCCAGAATCCAAGAGTAAATCTTCTATAGATGCAAAATTGGGATTGGATGATACAGATATTAGTAATGTATCAAGAACAGGGAGTTCAATAGATTTAAAACTTGACAGTGTTAGATTTAGTCAAGAATCAAAAAATGACAGCGTTTgcaataataatgatgatagtGTTAATGAAGGCATTCTCAatgaaaataatgttaataatattaatgatatttgttCATCGAAGATAAATATTAGTCAAGATCTCAAATAA